In Pseudomonas sp. MM213, a genomic segment contains:
- a CDS encoding DHA2 family efflux MFS transporter permease subunit encodes MSRALAAPAQPFNAASMATATKVFAFATMCIGMFIALLDIQIVSASLRDIGGGLSAGTDETAWVQTSYLIAEIIVIPLSGWLSRVFSTRWLFCASAVGFTLASLLCGAAWNIQSMIAFRALQGFLGGSMIPLVFTTAFFFFTGKQRVIAAATIGAVASLAPTLGPVIGGWITDVSSWHWLFYINLVPGIFVAVAVPMLVKIDQPELSLLKGADYLSMVFLALFLGCLEYTLEEGPRWNWFSDRTILTTAWISGLAGLAFIGRTLHVANPIVDLRALKDRNFALGCFFSFVTGIGLFATIYLTPLFLGRVRGYGALDIGLAVFSTGVFQIMAIPLYAFLANRIDLRWVMMTGLGLFALSMWDFSPITHDWGGKELMLPQALRGIAQQLAVPPAVTLTLGGLAPARLKHASGLFNLMRNLGGAIGIAACATILNDRTNLHFTRLAENLNSTNEALNQWLSQVGNKFATLGQSGDAGVTASLHQLWLLTYREAQTQTYGDAFLMIMVCFIIATAMVPLMRKVQPPAAPSADAH; translated from the coding sequence ATGAGCCGCGCCCTCGCCGCCCCCGCGCAGCCGTTCAACGCCGCCAGCATGGCAACGGCGACCAAGGTGTTCGCCTTCGCCACCATGTGCATCGGCATGTTCATTGCCCTGCTGGATATCCAGATCGTCTCGGCTTCATTGCGCGATATCGGCGGCGGGTTGTCGGCGGGCACTGACGAAACGGCGTGGGTGCAAACCAGCTACCTGATCGCCGAAATCATCGTGATTCCGCTGTCCGGCTGGCTCTCCCGCGTGTTCTCGACCCGCTGGCTGTTCTGCGCATCCGCGGTGGGTTTCACCCTGGCCAGCCTGCTCTGCGGCGCGGCCTGGAACATTCAGAGCATGATCGCCTTCCGCGCCCTGCAAGGGTTTCTTGGCGGTTCGATGATCCCGCTGGTGTTCACCACGGCGTTCTTTTTCTTCACCGGCAAACAACGGGTGATCGCCGCCGCGACCATCGGCGCGGTGGCGTCCTTGGCACCGACACTGGGACCGGTGATTGGTGGCTGGATCACCGACGTTTCCTCCTGGCACTGGCTGTTCTACATCAACCTGGTGCCGGGGATTTTTGTTGCGGTGGCGGTGCCGATGCTGGTGAAGATCGATCAGCCGGAACTGTCGCTGCTCAAGGGCGCCGACTATTTGAGCATGGTGTTTCTGGCACTGTTTCTCGGCTGCCTGGAATACACCCTCGAAGAAGGCCCGCGCTGGAACTGGTTCAGTGACCGCACGATTCTGACCACCGCATGGATCAGCGGCCTGGCTGGCCTGGCGTTCATCGGCCGGACCTTGCACGTGGCCAACCCGATCGTCGATTTGCGCGCCCTCAAAGACCGCAACTTCGCCCTCGGCTGCTTCTTCTCGTTTGTCACCGGGATCGGCCTGTTTGCCACGATTTACCTGACGCCGCTGTTTCTCGGTCGGGTGCGGGGTTATGGCGCGCTGGACATTGGTCTGGCGGTTTTCTCCACCGGGGTGTTCCAGATCATGGCGATTCCGCTGTACGCCTTTCTGGCCAACCGCATCGATCTGCGCTGGGTCATGATGACCGGCCTTGGGTTATTCGCTTTGTCGATGTGGGATTTCAGCCCGATCACCCATGACTGGGGAGGCAAGGAATTGATGCTGCCGCAAGCGCTGCGCGGAATTGCCCAGCAACTGGCGGTGCCGCCAGCGGTCACCTTGACCCTCGGCGGCTTGGCACCGGCCCGACTCAAACACGCTTCCGGGCTGTTCAACCTGATGCGCAACCTGGGCGGAGCCATTGGCATCGCCGCCTGCGCGACGATCCTTAATGACCGCACCAACCTGCACTTCACACGATTGGCGGAAAACCTCAACAGCACCAACGAAGCCCTGAATCAATGGCTTTCCCAGGTCGGCAACAAATTCGCCACGCTCGGCCAAAGCGGTGACGCGGGTGTCACCGCCAGCCTGCACCAGTTATGGCTGCTGACCTACCGCGAAGCGCAGACGCAAACCTACGGCGATGCGTTTCTGATGATCATGGTCTGCTTCATCATCGCCACGGCGATGGTGCCCTTGATGCGCAAGGTGCAACCACCGGCCGCGCCTTCAGCGGACGCTCACTGA